One genomic window of Arachis hypogaea cultivar Tifrunner chromosome 8, arahy.Tifrunner.gnm2.J5K5, whole genome shotgun sequence includes the following:
- the LOC112707423 gene encoding uncharacterized protein — protein sequence MLYATRYAVPKLIRFLLPSSTFCPYAQHTRLCLHSQPLPSQNAYKFDSVHDVVALFNCMVDMHPQPSIVELTKILGTIAKMKHYTTAIYLYTQMESKGILPFTVTLNILINCYCHVGQTGFAFSVMSKFIKWGFRPSAVTWTTLMKGLSLNGKMSDALYIHGKIIPKGFRFDEVMYGTLINGLFKTGETRFANQMLQQMESHFVRLNLVMYNIVVDGLCKHGRLNDALDLYSKMPDQGISPDIVTYSSLIYGFCRVGQWKEARLLLNDIVVKNISLDVYTFNIIIDALCKEGMLLQAQVMCDVMIERGQQPDIITYTILMDGYCRNNEVDKARNLFDMVIERGFVPDVWSYNILIKGYVKIKRVDEALSLMKSKNIVPNIITYNSLVDGLCKAGRISHAWEIVTKMHYCGQPSPDVNTYNIFLDYLCKNQHLDEAIKLFKRLMYERSFVPNVWSYNILIRGYCQNKRLDEAKNLFQVMRLKNLDPNIVTYNILLQALCDTQQLRKAITLLNQIVDDDICPNLSTYKILIHGL from the coding sequence ATGTTGTATGCAACGAGGTATGCAGTCCCCAAACTCATTCGCTTTCTTCTACCATCATCTACCTTTTGCCCATATGCCCAACATACAAGGCTATGTCTTCATTCACAGCCGCTACCATCACAAAATGCCTACAAATTTGATAGTGTTCATGATGTTGTAGCTTTATTTAATTGCATGGTTGATATGCATCCGCAGCCATCAATTGTGGAATTGACCAAAATCTTGGGAACGATTGCAAAAATGAAACATTATACCACAGCTATTTATCTTTATACCCAGATGGAGTCAAAGGGCATCCTACCATTTACTGTTACTTTGAACATCTTGATCAATTGTTATTGCCATGTAGGCCAAACAGGTTTTGCTTTCTCGGTAATGAGCAAGTTTATTAAGTGGGGTTTTCGGCCAAGTGCTGTAACTTGGACTACACTAATGAAGGGGTTGTCTCTTAATGGTAAAATGTCGGATGCACTATACATTCATGGTAAAATTATTCCCAAAGGATTTCGGTTTGATGAAGTTATGTACGGAACCTTAATCAATGGTCTGTTTAAGACGGGAGAAACAAGATTTGCTAATCAAATGCTTCAGCAAATGGAGAGTCACTTTGTTAGGCTAAATCTTGTAATGTACAATATTGTTGTTGATGGTTTGTGCAAGCATGGACGGTTGAATGATGCACTGGATTTGTATTCTAAAATGCCTGATCAAGGAATTTCCCCCGATATTGTCACTTACAGTTCATTAATCTATGGTTTCTGTCGTGTGGGCCAATGGAAAGAAGCTAGATTATTGCTGAATGATATTGTTGTTAAAAACATTAGCCTAGATGTGTATACCTTTAACATAATAATTGATGCATTATGCAAAGAAGGGATGCTATTGCAAGCCCAAGTTATGTGCGACGTGATGATTGAAAGAGGTCAACAACCAGACATTATTACTTACACAATTTTGATGGATGGATATTGTAGGAACAATGAAGTTGATAAGGCAAGAAACTTATTTGATATGGTAATTGAAAGGGGTTTTGTGCCTGATGTTTGGAGTTATAACATCTTGATTAAAGGTTATGTCAAGATCAAAAGAGTGGATGAAGCCTTGAGTTTGATGAAAAGTAAGAATATAGTTCCAAACATTATAACGTACAATTCTCTAGTTGATGGCTTGTGCAAAGCCGGTAGAATCTCGCATGCATGGGAGATTGTTACAAAAATGCATTATTGTGGTCAACCATCCCCTGATGTAAACACTTACAATATATTTTTAGATTACTTATGCAAAAACCAGCATCTTGATGAggcaattaaattatttaaaagactCATGTATGAAAGAAGTTTTGTTCCAAATGTTTGGAGTTACAATATCTTGATCAGAGGTTATTGCCAGAATAAAAGATTAGATGAAGCAAAGAATCTTTTCCAAGTTATGCGTTTGAAGAATTTGGATCCAAATATTGTAACTTACAATATATTGTTACAGGCTTTATGCGACACGCAGCAACTTCGCAAGGCAATTACACTATTAAACCAAATTGTTGACGATGATATCTGTCCTAATTTGTCCACATACAAAATACTTATACATGGTTTATAG